One Paracoccaceae bacterium genomic region harbors:
- a CDS encoding sulfite exporter TauE/SafE family protein, with the protein MTLPFDLSWPAALWLLAVCGGAGFVRGYSGFGFAALVVTGGALVTDPLHLVPVVILADLALTVQQARGIRADVDWRRVGWLFAGCLLGVPVSVWALAQVGTDAARAAISVYVLAMCGLLALGWRVRPGGMGPHVAVGLVSGLANGAAVGGLPVAAWFAAQGVPAATFRATLIAYFTALDLWSLPVMAQAGMVGVGTAWAVLLLFPAMSLGVWAGGRRFLSTPPAEFRRFAILLLAVLAVAGLARSAI; encoded by the coding sequence GTGACACTGCCGTTCGATCTGTCCTGGCCCGCCGCGCTGTGGCTGCTGGCGGTGTGCGGGGGGGCGGGGTTCGTTCGGGGGTATTCGGGGTTCGGCTTTGCGGCGCTGGTGGTGACCGGCGGCGCGCTTGTGACCGACCCGCTGCATCTGGTGCCGGTGGTGATCCTGGCCGATCTGGCGCTGACGGTGCAGCAGGCGCGGGGCATCCGGGCGGATGTGGACTGGCGCCGCGTCGGGTGGCTGTTCGCGGGCTGCCTGCTGGGCGTTCCGGTATCGGTCTGGGCCCTGGCGCAGGTGGGGACCGACGCGGCGCGGGCGGCGATTTCGGTCTATGTGCTGGCGATGTGCGGGCTGCTGGCGCTGGGCTGGCGGGTGCGGCCCGGCGGCATGGGGCCGCATGTCGCGGTGGGGCTGGTGTCGGGGCTGGCCAACGGGGCCGCGGTGGGGGGGCTGCCGGTCGCGGCCTGGTTCGCCGCGCAGGGCGTGCCGGCGGCGACCTTCCGCGCGACGCTGATCGCCTATTTCACGGCGCTCGACCTCTGGTCGCTGCCGGTCATGGCACAGGCCGGGATGGTGGGCGTGGGCACGGCCTGGGCGGTGCTGCTGCTGTTTCCGGCGATGAGCCTGGGGGTTTGGGCCGGGGGGCGGCGGTTCCTGTCGACCCCGCCCGCCGAGTTCCGGCGGTTCGCCATCCTGCTGCTTGCGGTGCTGGCGGTGGCGGGGCTGGCGCGGTCGGCGATCTGA
- a CDS encoding thioredoxin fold domain-containing protein — MTGTVRLTCAACGQGNRVALARLEGGPKCGACGAGLADGQVRPLDAATHDRVVAGDGLPVLVDYWAPWCGPCRMMAPEFARAAAALAPGVRLMKLNTEDHPEVGARAGIRGIPALILYDGGREVARLAGARPAAEIVAFARSRTAAPARG, encoded by the coding sequence ATGACCGGGACGGTGCGGCTGACCTGCGCGGCCTGCGGGCAGGGCAACCGGGTGGCGCTGGCGCGGCTGGAGGGCGGGCCGAAATGCGGCGCCTGCGGGGCGGGGCTGGCCGACGGGCAGGTGCGCCCGCTGGATGCGGCCACGCATGACCGCGTGGTGGCGGGCGACGGTCTGCCGGTGCTGGTGGACTATTGGGCGCCCTGGTGCGGCCCCTGCCGCATGATGGCGCCCGAGTTCGCCAGGGCTGCCGCCGCGCTGGCGCCCGGTGTCCGGCTGATGAAGCTGAACACCGAGGATCATCCCGAGGTTGGCGCCCGGGCGGGCATCCGGGGCATCCCGGCGCTGATCCTTTATGACGGCGGGCGCGAGGTGGCGCGGCTGGCCGGGGCACGGCCCGCGGCCGAGATCGTGGCCTTCGCCCGCAGCCGCACGGCGGCCCCGGCGCGGGGGTGA
- the gcvP gene encoding aminomethyl-transferring glycine dehydrogenase — translation MTFTPTDYNPYDFANRRHIGPSPAEMETMLDAVGVPDLDALIDETVPASIRQSTPLSWAPLAEHELLARMRAVAARNRVMTSLIGQGYHGTVTPPAIQRNILENPAWYTAYTPYQPEIAQGRLEALLNYQTMVADLTGLPVANASLLDEATAAAEAMTMAERSAKSKARAFFVDRFCHPQTIEVIRTRALPLGIEIIEDMVGNLDPSKVFGAIFQYPGSYGHVTDFTALIAKVHAAKGIAIVATDLLALCLIKEPGAMGADIAIGSSQRFGVPMGYGGPHAAFMACRDDLKRAMPGRIVGVSIDARGNKAYRLSLQTREQHIRREKATSNVCTAQALLAVMASFYAVFHGPKGLRAIAERVHFLTNRLARALKAAGAKVSPKAFFDTITVEVGVGQAGILAAARQEGLNFRKIGTDRVGISLDETTDEAVLVRVLRAFGIEGVPPHRATLGFPESMLRETSYLTHPVFHMNRAESEMMRYMRRLSDRDLALDRAMIPLGSCTMKLNAAAEMMPITWPEFGSLHPFVPADQAAGYHEAIDDLAKKLCEITGYDAFSMQPNSGAQGEYAGLLTIAAYHRGRGEGHRDVCLIPTSAHGTNPASAQMAGMKVVVVKTAPNGDVDVEDFRAKAAAAGGNLAACMITYPSTHGVFEETVREICRITHDHGGQVYLDGANMNALVGLVKPGEIGSDVSHLNLHKTFAIPHGGGGPGMGPIGVKAHLAPFLPGHPQTGGQGTVSAAPFGSASILLISWAYCLMMGGPGLAQATRVAILNANYIAARLRGAYPILFMGNKGRVAHECILDTRPFAEAGVTVDDIAKRLIDNGFHAPTMSWPVAGTLMVEPTESETKAEIDRFVTALLAIREEIAAVERGEIAADRSPLRHAPHTVEDLVADWTRDYPREQGCFPPGAFRVDKYWPPVGRVDNVYGDRNLVCICPPVESYAEAAE, via the coding sequence ATGACCTTCACCCCCACCGACTACAACCCCTACGATTTTGCAAACCGCCGCCACATCGGCCCTTCGCCGGCCGAGATGGAGACGATGCTGGATGCCGTGGGCGTGCCCGACCTCGATGCGCTGATCGACGAGACGGTGCCCGCCTCGATCCGGCAATCCACGCCGCTGTCCTGGGCGCCGCTGGCCGAGCACGAGCTTCTGGCGCGGATGCGCGCGGTGGCGGCGCGGAACCGGGTGATGACCAGCCTGATCGGGCAGGGCTACCACGGCACCGTCACCCCGCCTGCCATCCAGCGGAACATCCTGGAGAATCCGGCCTGGTACACGGCCTATACCCCGTATCAGCCCGAGATCGCGCAGGGGCGGCTCGAGGCGCTTCTGAACTATCAGACGATGGTTGCCGATCTGACCGGCCTGCCGGTCGCCAATGCCTCGCTCCTGGACGAGGCGACGGCGGCGGCCGAGGCGATGACCATGGCCGAGCGCAGCGCGAAATCGAAGGCGCGCGCCTTCTTCGTCGACCGGTTCTGCCATCCCCAGACTATCGAGGTCATCCGCACCCGCGCGCTGCCCCTGGGCATCGAGATCATCGAGGACATGGTCGGAAACCTTGATCCGTCAAAGGTCTTCGGCGCGATCTTCCAGTATCCGGGCAGCTATGGCCATGTCACCGACTTCACCGCCCTGATCGCCAAGGTCCATGCCGCCAAGGGTATCGCCATCGTCGCGACCGACCTTCTGGCGCTGTGCCTGATCAAGGAACCCGGGGCGATGGGCGCCGACATCGCCATCGGATCGTCGCAGCGCTTCGGCGTGCCGATGGGGTATGGCGGGCCGCATGCCGCCTTCATGGCCTGCCGCGACGACCTCAAGCGCGCCATGCCGGGGCGGATCGTCGGGGTGTCGATCGACGCGCGCGGCAACAAGGCCTACCGGCTGTCGCTGCAGACCCGCGAACAGCACATCCGGCGCGAGAAGGCCACGTCGAATGTCTGCACCGCGCAGGCGTTGCTGGCGGTAATGGCCAGTTTCTACGCGGTTTTTCACGGTCCGAAGGGCCTGCGCGCGATCGCCGAGCGGGTGCATTTCCTGACCAACCGGCTGGCCCGGGCGCTGAAGGCGGCGGGGGCCAAGGTATCGCCCAAGGCGTTCTTCGACACGATCACGGTCGAGGTGGGGGTGGGGCAGGCGGGCATCCTGGCCGCCGCCCGGCAGGAGGGCCTGAACTTCCGCAAGATCGGTACGGATCGCGTGGGGATCAGCCTGGACGAGACGACCGACGAGGCGGTTCTGGTGCGGGTGCTGCGCGCCTTCGGCATCGAGGGCGTGCCGCCGCACCGCGCAACCCTCGGATTTCCCGAGTCAATGTTGCGCGAGACCAGCTATCTGACGCATCCGGTCTTTCACATGAACCGGGCGGAATCCGAGATGATGCGCTACATGCGGCGCCTGTCGGACCGTGACCTTGCCCTGGACCGGGCGATGATCCCGCTGGGGTCCTGCACGATGAAGCTGAACGCGGCGGCGGAAATGATGCCGATCACCTGGCCCGAGTTCGGGTCGCTGCATCCCTTCGTTCCGGCCGACCAGGCGGCGGGATACCACGAAGCGATTGATGATCTTGCAAAAAAGCTGTGCGAGATCACCGGCTACGATGCCTTTTCGATGCAGCCGAACTCGGGTGCGCAGGGGGAATATGCGGGCCTTCTGACGATTGCCGCCTATCACCGGGGGCGGGGCGAGGGGCACCGCGACGTCTGCCTGATCCCGACCTCGGCCCATGGCACCAACCCCGCCTCGGCGCAGATGGCGGGGATGAAGGTGGTCGTGGTCAAGACGGCGCCCAACGGCGATGTGGATGTCGAGGATTTCCGCGCCAAGGCCGCGGCTGCCGGGGGCAACCTGGCGGCCTGCATGATCACCTATCCGTCCACCCATGGTGTGTTCGAGGAGACGGTCCGCGAGATATGCCGCATCACCCATGATCACGGCGGGCAGGTCTATCTGGACGGGGCGAACATGAACGCCCTGGTCGGGTTGGTGAAGCCGGGCGAGATCGGGTCGGATGTGAGCCACCTGAACCTGCACAAGACCTTTGCCATTCCGCATGGCGGGGGCGGGCCGGGGATGGGGCCGATCGGGGTGAAGGCGCATCTGGCGCCCTTCCTGCCCGGTCATCCGCAGACCGGAGGCCAGGGAACGGTCAGTGCCGCGCCCTTCGGATCGGCCTCTATCCTGCTGATTTCATGGGCCTACTGCCTGATGATGGGGGGGCCGGGGCTGGCGCAGGCGACGCGTGTCGCGATCCTGAACGCGAATTACATCGCGGCGCGACTGCGCGGGGCCTATCCGATCCTGTTCATGGGCAACAAGGGCCGGGTGGCGCATGAGTGCATCCTGGACACGCGGCCCTTTGCCGAGGCGGGCGTGACCGTCGACGACATTGCCAAGCGCCTGATCGACAACGGATTCCATGCGCCGACGATGAGCTGGCCGGTGGCCGGGACGCTGATGGTGGAACCCACCGAGAGCGAGACCAAGGCCGAGATCGACCGGTTCGTCACCGCGCTGCTGGCAATCCGCGAGGAGATCGCGGCCGTCGAACGGGGCGAGATCGCCGCCGACCGCAGCCCCTTGCGGCATGCGCCCCACACGGTCGAAGATCTGGTGGCGGACTGGACGCGCGACTATCCGCGCGAACAGGGCTGCTTCCCGCCCGGGGCCTTCCGCGTCGACAAGTACTGGCCCCCGGTGGGGCGGGTGGACAATGTGTATGGCGACCGGAATCTGGTCTGTATCTGCCCGCCGGTCGAAAGTTACGCGGAAGCCGCTGAATAG
- a CDS encoding SRPBCC domain-containing protein: MSPDRPAARGRTDVAERLIPAPRDRLFSCWTDPAMLVHWLPPRGMSGRVELFDPRPGRPFRIVLTHDDPAVRGKSGGASDVVAGQFVTVDPPAHLAFVSRFRSDDPQFQGEMRMDWQFEPRPGGTLVRIVATGVPPGISAQDHAAGMGSSLAQLAALVE, encoded by the coding sequence ATGTCGCCTGACCGACCAGCGGCCCGGGGGCGCACCGATGTTGCGGAACGCCTGATCCCGGCGCCGCGGGACCGGCTGTTCTCGTGCTGGACCGATCCCGCGATGCTGGTCCACTGGCTGCCGCCGCGGGGCATGTCGGGGCGGGTCGAACTGTTCGATCCGCGCCCGGGCCGGCCCTTCCGCATCGTGCTGACGCATGACGACCCGGCCGTGCGCGGCAAGTCTGGCGGTGCCAGCGATGTGGTGGCCGGGCAGTTCGTGACGGTCGATCCGCCCGCGCACCTTGCCTTTGTCAGCCGTTTCCGAAGCGATGATCCGCAGTTCCAGGGCGAGATGCGGATGGACTGGCAATTCGAGCCCCGGCCCGGCGGCACGCTGGTGCGCATCGTCGCCACGGGCGTGCCGCCCGGCATCTCCGCCCAGGATCATGCGGCGGGCATGGGATCGTCCCTTGCCCAACTGGCCGCGCTTGTCGAATGA
- the gcvH gene encoding glycine cleavage system protein GcvH, translating into MKYTKEHEWLRVEGDLVVVGITEHAATQLGDVVFVELPEVETMVAEGDEVCVIESVKAASDILAPVDGEIVEVNAKLVDNPGLVNADPTGAAWFFKMAVEDLSVLDDLMDEDEYADYVA; encoded by the coding sequence ATGAAGTATACCAAGGAACATGAATGGCTGCGGGTCGAGGGCGACCTTGTGGTGGTGGGCATCACCGAACATGCCGCGACGCAACTGGGTGACGTGGTTTTCGTGGAACTGCCCGAAGTCGAGACGATGGTGGCCGAGGGCGACGAGGTCTGCGTGATCGAAAGCGTCAAGGCGGCGTCGGACATCCTGGCCCCGGTCGATGGCGAGATCGTCGAGGTGAACGCCAAGCTGGTGGACAACCCGGGCCTGGTGAACGCCGATCCGACGGGCGCGGCCTGGTTCTTCAAGATGGCGGTCGAGGACCTGTCGGTGCTCGACGACCTGATGGACGAGGACGAGTACGCCGACTATGTCGCCTGA